The Chaetodon trifascialis isolate fChaTrf1 chromosome 11, fChaTrf1.hap1, whole genome shotgun sequence nucleotide sequence TCGTGGTACCCTGGGGTAAGAACACACAGTTTTCAAAATACTTTGAGTTCTTCTCATTCTACATCTGTGTATTATTACACAGAGAAAGTAGTTCTTTGGTAAAGGATGTGGCTGTATACCTTTATGTACTGTTACTGTACCACATGTGTAAAAGCCCACTGTGACTGTGTTTACTTATAACCAGGCGCAACACTCCGTACAAGACCCTGGAGCCAGTGAAGCCTCCAGTGGTGCCCAACGACTACATGACGAGCCCAGCCCGACTGGGCAGCCAGCACAGCCCTGCACGCACAGCCTCGCTCAACCAGAGGCCCAGGACACACAGGTAGCACAGACCCTCTCATATATTCTGCATTTGGACACCTTCATACTCATAACTGCAGACAACCAAATGAATTTTCTCCCAAAATCAGAGGAATCAGTTCAGTAGCTAAAAGGCTGAGTGGCCACCTTCATGTTAAATGAACAGCGCAGTCCTTGTAGCACCTTTTTATACAGTTTCTTCCACAGTTTGAACAGCAATGCAGGAGAATGACACGTTCAGCCAGTGTGAATAAAACAGCCCTCAGATTAAGGTCAGCACTTGATAATCATAGTTTCATTACAGAGCTATATGCTGGAGCACAGAtacgtccatccatccataaaTTATACTTGCTTAtctacaacaaaaaaacaagttaCTGTGCTAGTGCTAGTGTTTCCTAAAATGAAGACAATATTTCCCATTAAAATACAACCGTCTCTTCTGCACAGAcaatgtgtttgctgctgaaagCTCTTTTAGGACTAATTAGCCCTTGCTTATGGTGACCACACCAgtatttcaaattcaaattcttttGAGGTCTGACagtgcttctcctcctcctgcatcccAGACAAGCCTCTCGAACTGTTTTTGTTACACTGTGTAACTACAAATGTAACTGTAGGCTGGCATGAACAGTGCTCATGTGTGAACGTCccagatggcacacacacagcacactcacTGAGAATCTGTTGCCACAGTGACAAGAATATTATGCCTGAATGACATATGAGAGAGTAATGATAGGATGTCAAACGCTGTCATGTAATTAGGTTTGTCTCATACATTTTCCAATGATCACCACAAAGtcaaagtctctctctctctctctctctctctctctctctctctctctctctctctctctctctctctgtctctctctctctctctgtctctctctctgtctctgtctctctgtctctctctctctctctctctgtctcgctctctctctctctctctctctctctctctctctctgtctcgctctctctctgtctctctgtctctgtctgtctgtagtgGCAGCAGTGGTGGTAGTGGCGGCAGGGAGAACAGTGGAAGCAGTGGAGTTGGTGTCCCTCTAGCAGTTCCCACCCCGTCCCCTCCCAGTATGGGACAAGGTGAGTCTCAGCAGCTGCTCATCACAGGTGTCCTCAGTGTGGACTCACTTACACTAATGGCTCTTCGCTGGCTCTCCCTTCATGTCCTCTCTGACTTTCATTGGTCCATTCTTATCCTGAGTATCAACTTTGTCACATTCACTCAAACTGATATTAAGTTACACTTAATATTGGAGACATTTATGTGAATTGTAGACAAACTGGCAGCATTCAGCTTTGTTCAGGTCTtatttcagtgtctctgcttgTTTGATGTCCTAtggaaaaaacactgcatggaGACATACTGAAACTGACTGCTTTTATAAAAACTGCTGCTAATGTTTTAAATCTGTCAGCACCTAAAGCTGACTAACCAGGCTGAGGTGTTAATGCGCTCGcgtgtctcctctcttctcctacAGTGGCCACCTCCTCGGCCTCAGTGCCCCAGGGCCCCGGCTTGGGTCCCATTCCCATGTCCCAGTTCGGCACCATCTCCCGCCAGATCTCCCGTCAcaactcctccaccacctcctcggCCTCCATGGTGTCAGCGACCGGCACCTACCGCCGCGCGCCCTCAGTCTCCTCCCAGCAGCCCCATATCAACGGGGGCCCTGCCTATCCACAGAACACAGGTTTAACTCATTTATTCATCAATAATCTATGCATGCTACAGTGCTGTGGCGTGTAGAAATGGTCCTGTCTAATCTGATGAAGCTGGCATGTTGGTTTTGGCCACTCAGTGTTGTATAAAGCTTGTATTGTATTAGTGAACTCTTTTTTTGGCAGTTGTCAGTTTCTTGTTCACCACAATCCATAATTATATTAAACTGCTAAAAACTGTCCTCTGGGTCTGAAAGATACGCATGGGCCAGCCCTTTCAGAggctaatgaaaatgaatgatgagCTGTAATTGCTGAAGTCAGGCTTGTTTAAGCCTTCCCACCTCAGCACTGCTGTGCAAAGGGTTTCATTACCATTTCTAATTGAGTTATGACATTATCACTTCAGTAGACAGGAGAAGGCTTCTTGCTCAGGAGAGACAGGCCGGCAGGCAGGACGCATTGCAGGGAAGGAAACACGCAAACAGCTGCGAGACAAGGGGAAACCCAGGACATATGCAGATTTTTCTGTCAGAAGAGTAGAATTTATTTTGGCAGGCTTCACTCTCCTCTAATGGCTTCTCTCTCAAAGGACAAGCATCTTCCTTGGCACAGAAGGGGGAGGCTGTCTGTCTTGTcggggaggagagagacaatGAAGCCGAGCTCCATCAACCAGGGAGTTAAACTGAGACCTCATATGCAATTAAAGTGAAAGATACGTTTGGTCTGCCGCTGAATATAATAGAAGTTTGACAGCGCAAAAAGCTAGTTCCAGTACATGAGGGGGCTCATTGATCTCACAGGGTGGAGAAAGCTGTGGATGGAAAGAGCCCAGCAGAATAATAAGACATTACTGCCCAGTGAGAGGATGGATGCCCCTCTGTTACATGTGATTTATGAGTCCAACctgacaggagtgtgtgtgacatcatGTCTTTGAGCGAGGACAGCTGTGTTGCTCGTTGTTTGTCGGTTCATGCGTGTCCCTTTGGAAGACAACGTAGCAAAAAGCCTCATTTCAGGGCCAGAAGATGGAGATCGTATGAATGCTGAGACATACTGTAAAAGGTGCGACTGAATGTCGAGTTGATCCAGACCTACCGTGCTAATTCAGCATTTAATTCAGATCAGATACGgatgctgcagctccacctgtCACTGCTTTTCTGTGAGAACACACGTCTCTGCTGCGTTATTCCTACCACACAGCGTCTGAGCTGTCACCTTGCCACTGTCATGTTTTTGGGTCTGTGCGGTGCTTTGCAGCTCTCTCGCTGCAGCAGAAATCTACTGCGAGCTACAACCTCTGCCTTCAAACAGATGCTGATGAGGTGGATTCTCAGACTGAGATGAGATGAATGCCTCTTTAGCCCCGCTTGAAGAAACGCCACACAAAAGAACACTGAttgaaaatgtgtaaatgagTTGCTCAGCAATGCTTCCTGCAGTGTTTCGCTCACTCACaagctctttgttttctttttttcccccctctctccatcttaatTCTGCACTTTATCTCCTCTGTTACATCTTTTTTGCTCCTCTCTCGTCACTGTCCTTCTCCCTGTCTACCACCTCCttcgctgtctgtctctgctgctttgtgtgcGTCTCTGGGTGTTGCTGCTCCAGTGTCTGTGGCTCCTCCGCCTCCCCCTCCAGTGGTCCAGCTGACCCCACAGATCCCTCTGACCGGCTTTGTGGCCAGAATGCAGGAGAGCAGTAAGTAGAAAATCCATACAAGGACATGCATACACACTTAGTTCAAGAGATGTACATGCACCAGTCCAATCAAATCCACTATGTACCTGCTgtgcatttccaaaaatgtctttctatGTGCAACTTTACATATATAGACATCTTTTCTCACATCTCTGACATGTCCACACACTGCCTCACTCTCCTCTGCGGCTTGCCACACTCGGTGCACCTTTTCTCGCACTGTATTCGGGGTTGAGGGGGAGCCCACGCCCctcacatgtctgtctgttgccatggtgatggaTCACTGAAAGCATGCGTcctgtgctgtctgtccactGACGAGAGAAAATGCGACCTGATGCCGTGTCCTGATTCGCCACCCTATCTGGAGAGATGCAGCTGCGTAGCGATAAAACTGTCTGCATTTGTCTGGTCAGACGTAGCGCAGGCTGCCGCTGCACCGAGCCGAGGCACTCCATCGGACATGAGGCATGCAGTCGGATAAAAAATAGATGATGCCTTAAACCTTAAACCCTCTacctttgctgtgtttgtggaaTGTCTCAGCAGAGGCTGTCTGGCACACAGGAGGTGAGGCGTTTTTAcatttgcagcagcagaaacagccatTAGTATGTAAATGGGACAAAATCGGAGTAGTTAGTATGATGAGCAGAAGCTCCTCTGACTGAACAAAGAAAAGAGTGGCACAGTCAGAAAGAGGTCACAGCTCTGAACACAGAGacatttaaagtgaaaacagtgGAGAAATGAGCCAATCTTTAATACTGGATGACACCTCCAAAACAGAGCCCACATCAGTGCTTGTTTATTAAATCATAATTTCCTATTATTCTTTACAGAGAATGGTTGATTATCAGTTAAATACAGTCCTTGCCAACTACATAGTTCAACTCTGACTAAATGTAACATTTGCTGTGTTTACATAGACCTTAAGGATGTCATGGATGGGACTAAAACATCCAGGACAACTGTTGTTGAAGCATTTTCAGTTCAGTGCTTAAACAGATTTGAAGTCAGCTGTCAGACCAGTGGAAAAAGGGATGTGAGCAGATTGGAATTGAAAGGATGTATGAACTTCACTCCTCTTGTGCAGGGTTGCTGTTGTTGACTGGAGGGAACATTCAGGGTGTCTGTCTTTCAAGTGTACGTCCAAAACGCCGTGCTGATTTCTCAGGGGAGAAACTAAAATATTAATCGTACAACTAAGTGAATGTCGTAGAGGAGGCCAGAGTACAAGTGAATAGAGGCTTAAACATCCCTTTGAGGCGCATCCTGAGAGATAATATGCATACATACCAACATacagtaaagaaaaacaactaaTTTCAGTACTTTAGACATAGAACTCAAGggcagtaaataaataatgccAATGTTTTCCCAACAGTTGTATTCCTGGAAATTTATATCAGCATCCAGACCAGAAACAGAATggagtagcagcagcagcaatagcagcagtagtagtagtggtagcaGTAGtggtagcagtagtagtagcagcagcagtaacagtagtagtagtagtactagcagcagtagcagcagatGCTGTTGGCTGATGGCTTCACTTGAGTAAATAGGACCCTTAGCTGCCCTCTAGTGAACATTGAAATCACTGCATGTCTGCTGTCgcgtttcctgtctgtcttcacagTAACAAGGTTCAGCCAACAAGGTCAAACGTGGAAAATTGAATTTGACAATCTAAGTATGCTAGTTTAAAGTTTAGAAGAGTGTGTTATGTAGCTCTATAGTCCCATTGTCCATCTGCACCttgatgtttgttgttgtcaaaAATAGTTAAAGAATCAGATATTGTTCAGGGTCACTTTGCCATGATGGACTCTGATCCATCTGAAGAATACTAACAATAAAAGGTTTTGAAAAAGTATTGAAGTTTGAAATGAAGCATATGTACGCACACTCTGCAGGCACAGATCAGATCAGGGGAGCAAACACGTTATCGTGCACTCCTCTCTTTCTGATTCGCTCTGTGCTCGTTCAGTAACAGACAGCCCCGCCccgcctcctccgcctcccccaGAGGACATCGGTGTGTTTGAGGagccctctccccctcctcctcccccacctgtGGACtacgaggaagaggaggctgcagtGGTTCATTACAGTGATCCCTACTCTGATGGAGACCCCCACTGGGCCCCCAAGGCTTACTTAGAGAAAGGTTAGTGACAGGAAGTCCCACTGTGTGCCCATCAGCTGTTCAACTTCATTCTTTTCTGTCATAACTTTGTTTGGTGTTATTTGTCCCAGTTGTGGCCATCTATGACTACACCAAGGACAAGGAGGACGAGCTGTCCTTCATGGAAGGAGCCATCATCTACATAATCAAGAAAAACGATGACGGCTGGTTTGAAGGTGTCTGCAACGGCGTCACCGGACTCTTCCCAGGAAACTACGTCGAGTCCATCATGCACTATGCTGACTAAAacgagaaaagaaaaaacagctaaaacaacACTGCAATTTTGACCAGAGGTAAAACCATGAACTTGTACAGATGTACGCAGTCCAGCGATTGCAGTTCATAGAGCTCCCATTCTGAATGAAGTGCCATGGTGAATTTCCAAACGGTTTTCTTTTCGGGGGGCTTGTGCTCGCACGGTTTTGTTGtgctccccccccccaaaaaaaaaaaaaaaagcgttgCACAAAGGAGGAGGGTGCTGAAGCTTTGGGTGACCATGGGTCTGTTAGTTTACACTGTGGACAGAAGGGGGGAGATAAAAGCCTTTTTGCTACCGCGGTTACATCTGCAATGGTCGGCAGCACTTTTCTAATTTTAGCCCTCACATTTTGCCTCACAAGCAATTACATACAATCAGAGGAGTTTGAAGATCTGCAGCCCTGGTTCCAAAGAAGTtaagatgctgtgtaaaacaggaataatgcagcatgttgtttgaaacgtgttgctgcgttaaattcagaataagcagatatttacaaaaatcaatgaaagtgatgagtcaaacattaaatatgttgtctttactgttttcaattgactaaaggtcaaaaaggattagcaaactCAGcctcccaactttttttggaattagTTTTGGAGGTTTGTTGTTCATTTTGGGATGCGACCAACATTTCCAGTATTTCCAGTATGCAGTAGACGGTGAAGTATGACGAGGATTTGATAAACAGATGAGGAAGAGCAGCTTTCTGCTGCACAGACGCTCCTGCCCCTTTATTTGCTCTGTAGACCAGCAGACCAAGCCTTCCCTCCTTTCAAAAACATCCATCTTACCTTatgaaaaaaggacaaacaaacatcaacaagtgCATTAGGACACGGCTGAATGTTTGATGCTGTCGATGTCCGAATCACAAGATGTTTAAGAGGGAACAAAAGCAACCTGGAGTTGTGTATTTACTATGCTCTGTGCCGGTGGGGATGCTGTCAGAAAGGGTGAGCCGAGTGTATAGAAcgcattacaaaaaaaaaaaaaaaagaaaacagtttcttctttgtcttgtaTATAAACTGTAACGTGAGAAGCTGCCAGTACAGTACATTTGTCAGTTATTGTGTTTCACCTGTGAGTTTCCATCAGCGTCAGCGGAGGTGATGGCGGGACTGGATGTTGTTTTCAGAATTTCGTTTGTTTTTACTTGAATGTTAATTTTATTCGTTACTCACAGTGCCATTTTAACTCGATCTGGGCAAGGTTGCGTgtacaaacatttatttttctatgtTGAAGTCACAACTATATCATTTTAATCATTGTCACTATATATGCTGATGCTGTCCAGCTACTGTAGCAGAGCTCCGAGATGCTTCCAGATGCGAAGCAGAGGAAGGACTAACCTGTATGTTTTCATGTCGTTTTCCATTGTGTTGGAATAGCTGCACTGATTTGTTGTCGACAACTGTGATGACTTTAGGACTGCCGTCATTGCTTTGATTTTCACACCAGAGTTGTTATCCACAAGTATCAACTAACCTCTGCACTCGTCGTCCGTTCTTTCAGTGGTTGCTGGTGTGGTGCTTTACATTGGTGCTCAATAACCATAATCACCAACCCAAACAACCTCAGAACTAGACTGCTCTGTATACTGAAGAGATGTAACAAGTGATTTTAGCCTCTTTGCGCTGATCCAGAGGGTGAACATCCATCAAATTTGATTGTAATCGTCTGCAACAATGTGGGCAACTTAGCAGAAATGTGCTAAAGCTACAGTCACTGCtgcttacagtatgtgtttaCATCCACATGGATACATATGAATGACACCTGCTAGCTGCAGTGAAGGAATGAATTGCAACCCGAGGTCTTAAACACTGCTGATCTCATCTACTTTTACAAAATAAGATGCCTGCTCTTACAAATTGATTGTTGGTGCCAGTGAAACAAATACAATTGTTTATCTCCGCATCCACGTTTGTAACAAgccacataaacaaacatacgTACTTTGGGGGTAATGGGCATTGAAtggaagcttttattttgaaatgaatgcagACTTATGTTGCGAGGGGAACACGTTCCAACGTTTTCAGGCGACCACGCAGACTTGAAAAGACGACGACATGTGGTGATTCATCCAGCCTCTGCGCGTGAAAGTATCTGAGCGTCATTACAGCGAATGATTTGCCACTACATCCCATTCTTGATTGTATTTTTTCCATCATGAGGTCATTTTTTTGTGAGAAAACAACTTTTTCTACCTAATGTATTTCTAGCTTTGCATTCAACTCGTTTCTGTGTCAGAGGCTGCTGTGGAAGGTTTGCTAGCAGTTTGTATGTAAAGGATTAATTTATACTTTTTTCATAGAGGAATCATGAGACAACCACTGACGTGCAGAACTTTGTAATGTTTACCACTTAACGTCTAGCATTTCAGGGCATCACAGGTCAAGGCGCCTttctttgatgtgtgttttcttaatgATGaaatggggtgggggggtcagtAACTTAAATGTTCATGGGAACAGAATCCAATATTTGTCTTCtcctctcagtttgtacatAGGATGTGTTCATTGAAATTTATGTACAGTCTTTTTGTAATAAACAGCTCATTGAAACAATgaacagaagtgtgtgtgttgtgtgtggtgAGGCTGTTGGAACGGGTGTAAAAATTTGAAAGTTGCAGCATTTTGCAAAGAAATATcatctgaaaagaaataaaacatctaaaatatCCTCTTACACAGGTCTACcacgacgtgtgtgtgtgtgtgtgttgctgaggCATCATATCTGCAGGTTAGACAACGTGGTTCAAACTTGTGCGtgtccaggaggaggaggaggagggatgaagtCAGGTGGTGACTCGTGTGGATGATCTTCAACATGATTGGTGGATCTGCCTGTAAAGACGGTCGAATGAGAATGAAACCCAGTGATGTGGTTTTGGAGTTTAAACATGCAGTATTTTAGGGAGGCTGTAAGATTTTGAGAATATTCCTGCTTTCCTTCAATGCTGTTCAAGAGCAGCAGTATTCTGACCTGAGCCGTGTAtaaaactgctcaaagtaacATTCTAGACTTAagtacatcaaaataaaatatacatacatcaaaataaatccttgcaaatgttttactttttactgcTCCCACAGATGGTTCTTACTTCACATAATTAAATTTTCTCTTTTATGAAAAATATCCCAAATGCGGGAGCATATATTGACACACACCACCTTTTGAGGCCTGCTATGAGTGTCCTGTAAGAATTGCACGTAAACTTTGCTGAACTTTATTTTTTGCATCTTCAAGCAAAGTTTAAGTGTTCctttaacaaataaaaatccCTTATAAGTGAAAGTTTAGGACTGCTCTTAAGACCATTTCCCTTTGTGTGTACAGGCCCTGTTCTAATGTGTAGCCTTACCATTGCGTGCAGTACAGTGGAGAGTTTCCAAACTGGAGGCTCTCGTCTTTGCAGCCTGGTAGTTCTTATACAGGACAGTCCCatactgaacacacagaggacacacacctgTCTAACTCTTTGCCAAATGTGAAGCTGAATTGCAGTTAGATTTCTCCTTTGACTGCCTGCGTTAAAGTGATTGGAGTCTGACCTTGGCTATTCTGATGGAGTTGGCccaaagcagcagtgtgtgttcatcgTCACAGCACAGGAACTTGATGTAGTGTGACTCTTTCTGGATGCAGGGATGCTGGGAAAAGAGTTTGGACAGAGAAAACATTCATGTTAACTCAGTAGTGTCTTCCGGTAGACCCTGCCTCTCTGGTAAATGCCCACATCTTCCAAATGCTCTCATTTGTTAAAGGGTCTCCGTTATAAACATGTAGTTTCCAAAGCTCAagctgagataaccctgatgacatcattatgaCATCATTGGTGTCAATGTCTCAGATTGACAAAGCTCTTTCAGAGCCACTTATAGTGCATACAGTGAGTGGTACTCCCCATGACGAATTACTTCGACTCAGTTCATGTATTTGTAGTACTCATCACAGCCAGTAGAGGGCGGCCCATACCAAGCTGCTACTGCACCGTGGACCATGTGGCCTGAATAACACTGAAAGAACTgctaaaagagaagaaaaatgtgtttttcactgCGAATGTGACTGTCTCTTGACTCATTTacttcaattaaaaacaaaggaGCAATATCAAAAATTCTTGATGTGGCtcagattgttttcatttgccAAAAAACAGCATAGTTAACTGCAAACAAAAAGCTATATTTAGTTGTTTTGTCCTGGTTCTCACGGCTGAGAGGCACTTGTTTGACATTGCATTCGCAGGTCAAATGGGTAGAACCACCTGAGGTTTCTCTTCATTCATCTCACTTCCTCACAGCATGACTAAGCTGTCATTGCCAGTAACAGTATGTTTCTGCTCTCGTCATGTTCATGTGTGCTCATGTTTGATGGAGCCAAACTCTTGTGCAGTAAAATAGCGCAATACAGTCGGTGGATTTTGTGTGATTTAATAGTGCTGGGTGTCGATTCTGTGTTTGCGACTTTTTATAAATGCCAAAAGTAGTTACTACAAGGTAACTTTTGAGAGCATTGTGAATCCCTGCAAGGGATATGAGTCTGTCACCTCAGTTTCCCCTTGAAAAGACATGTCCTTCAAATGGAataataccacacacacacacacacacacacacacacacacacacacacacacacacacacacacacacacacacacacacacacacacacacacacacacacacacacacacacacacaccagcagcagcagcagcctacACGTTGTTCCACTCTCCGTTCAGCTCGGCCTCACAACCTATTTGGCTAATTCAGATGATTCATTGTTTCGGACATCAGCCTGcgatgtttttctctcttctcttggCAAACCAGGACCATGTTTTTCCAGTGACTGAGGCTAATGTTGTAATATTTACAGCGGTTGTTGTTCAAAGTGATGCAGATTCATAAATGGGGAAAAGTGGTTGAACAACATGCATCGTCGGCTCAGCAGGTACATGTCGTGGCTTTACCTGGTGTTCACCTCTGTTGGGGTTACCTTTAGCATGAAGCAGAAGTTGGTGGGAGCTCTGTATCTCTGTTTGTAGTTAGTGGTGGTGTAGATGTTGACTTGTTCAAAACGGACAAAGCAGGCGAGATCACTGGAAGACTGCCGGACaggaaaaaagcaaagacatAATGCATGATCACTGCTTCATACAGGTTTGGAGTAACTCAGGTTCTATGACAGATAAAATGTGTCAAGTTATCCAGCAAATGTGTCGTGCACAATAGAGCTCTTTAATGCTCGACAGTACTAAAGGAATTCACATATTGAACgtttctgtttgtgattttCAATGGTAGAAAACATCACCAGTCCAGAGCAGTTTTACAGTGCTATTTAAGAGGAAGCATAACTTAGAGCAGTCTAACTGTCAACCATTTACTGTTTCATCTTGaagttctgttttttttttgtttgttttggttttttttaacatgttgtgTGGATGAAATGCATTTTCCTCACTGTTACTGTATCATAGGGATTACAAATGAAGGCACTTGAAGAACAATTCAGTGTGAGGccttttttctctattttagATTCAAAGAAAGTCAACAATCAAGCTCCATGCCAGAGAAAAGATGGTGTTTTTCTCTCTAAAGAGTTTGGACGTTTCTTCCATTTTGGATTTTAAGCAGCATCACATCACGTTCACACATTAAACCGCACTAACAAAGATGCTGTTGTTCACTGGAAACTACAGGGTGAAGCTTACACGAAGTGGAAGTGACAGTGTGTTGTTcaggcttttctttctttcaggttTTGTCCCTGACTTCATTTTGCACTGCGGCCAACTTTTCTTCCTCCACATCTTACCTTTTTCTCCAACTGCCCCTTCCCGATCACCATGGCTCCACTATTCTCTCTTTGTCAGACTGTATACGGCAGTAGCTTTTGTGTCTATTTAAGTTTTGTCGCTTGGTTAAAGTACAGGTAGGTCGATTGGTCAGCTGGgctttttttcctgtgtgatTGTGGCCatttctctttccctgtctAATGTACCATGCTTTCCAGATCTTCCTCCGCTTCGTCCATCTGTCTTCGGCCTCAGATGATTCCTGCAGCTCTCTTATGTTTGTGATTTGCACATCTGCCTCGCACAGTTTCCCCTCCATCTATTTCTCCCTCTTGGATGATTGTTTTCGACTGAGCCTGCACAGGCggtgtttttctgctctgtctcagtGACACAATAACATGTTTCTCCTGAACAGCAGTGAGGCCTCAATTCACGCTGTCCATCTTCATTTCTCCGgctcttcctcttgtctttctGCCTTCGCTACGCTTGACATCATAGACTTCTCATGGGGAAAAAGTGTCATGCTGCCATACTTGTCTCAtccattcttttcttttaattttctcCTCACACGTGTTTAATGAAAAACTTGACAccatttgtcatcattttggGAAACGAgcttatttttttcctcctgtgagTTACATgtgaagattgatgccactttATTGTTGGCCAGTCCAATGTGTCAGCAGCTGTTAGTTTAGCACAAAGACCGGAAACAAGGGAAatcagctagcctggctctaaatgtaaaaaaataaaaaaatatatatgcatacaaatacattaaagcttattatttaacacatttttcttagttataaaaaaaagtccttaaaaacaaacaaacaaacaaacaaaaacgcGTGCTTTAAGGGGGGTTTTTGCATTTGgacattttggtttttttgAATGAACTAAACAAATACAATGTGTTATATGTGCCAGCCTGACAGCTAGGCTAACCAACTGTTTATTGTTAGTTAGTGTTAGTGTGTATTATTTAGTGTACAGATAGTGTGCCACAGAGTGGTAGCAatattctcatttaactctAGCAAGAAAACATATGTTCccaaaatggaaatgagaaaatgggTCTAATTTTAGCTTTAAGCAAAGAGTCTGATGGAATATATATGACTGAACTGTGTTTATGAATttgtttaaaacattaaattcaTATATACTTTGTGTAAATGTATGCGCCTCTCGTATCTTGGTAGCATTAGCCTGTCGTAAGATTGCCATCACATCAGATAACCAAATGAAAACTTAATTATCTACACTTTAGCTTTCTTAGCCAAATACCTCAATGTTAATGAGTTCAGCTGTTTGCAATGGGAATTAAAATTCAGGCTGTAACT carries:
- the LOC139339485 gene encoding abl interactor 1-like isoform X5 translates to MAELQMLLEEEIPAGKRALVESYQNLSRVAEYCENNYVQAQDKKKALEETKAYTTQSLASVAYQINALANNVLQLLDIQASQLRRMESSINHISQTVDIHKEKVARREIGILTTNKNTSRTHKIIAPGNMERPVRYIRKPIDYTLLDDVGHGVKQHGNNAAGRGGTLSRTNPPTQKPPSPPMAGRGTLGRNTPYKTLEPVKPPVVPNDYMTSPARLGSQHSPARTASLNQRPRTHSGSSGGSGGRENSGSSGVGVPLAVPTPSPPSMGQVATSSASVPQGPGLGPIPMSQFGTISRQISRHNSSTTSSASMVSATGTYRRAPSVSSQQPHINGGPAYPQNTVTDSPAPPPPPPPEDIGVFEEPSPPPPPPPVDYEEEEAAVVHYSDPYSDGDPHWAPKAYLEKVVAIYDYTKDKEDELSFMEGAIIYIIKKNDDGWFEGVCNGVTGLFPGNYVESIMHYAD